The Candidatus Margulisiibacteriota bacterium genome contains a region encoding:
- a CDS encoding HD domain-containing protein encodes MFTLPEGVSYIINTLAKSGAKAYLVGGAVRDLLMGSPVYDWDIATEAAPARVEEIFSGDKVVPTGVKYGTVTVIVKGGEYEVTTFRQDERYSDGRRPDIVTFTKSIEEDLKRRDFTVNAIAYDPIKQELIDVAKGRDDIKKKLIRAVGDPSVRFAEDGLRALRACRFAAKLGFEIEKKTLKSITRALSVFKKVSPERVREELVKMLACPKPSIGIEYMRKTGLLKEVLPELEEGIGVEQPKPYHIEDVYKHNLSACDQAPAEFPLVRLAALFHDIAKPACKKGDTFYDHDQAGEKTVETVMQRLRFSNEETARVKNLVKNHMFNYTQEWSDSAVRRFISRVGADNLEDLFVLRKADLTAMKREKSGGHVEELKQRIKKILEKNDALTVSQLKVSGNDVMKALGIGPGPRVGEALGGLLEKVLDDPSLNTREKLIELLGGPAE; translated from the coding sequence ATGTTCACTCTTCCCGAAGGCGTATCTTATATAATAAACACCCTGGCAAAGAGCGGGGCAAAGGCATATCTTGTGGGCGGTGCGGTTAGGGACCTTTTGATGGGCTCCCCGGTCTATGACTGGGACATTGCTACCGAGGCTGCTCCTGCCAGAGTGGAGGAGATCTTTAGCGGGGACAAAGTTGTTCCCACCGGCGTCAAATACGGCACCGTGACCGTTATTGTAAAAGGCGGGGAATACGAGGTCACAACATTTAGACAGGACGAGCGCTACAGCGACGGCAGAAGGCCCGACATCGTGACCTTTACAAAGAGCATCGAAGAGGACCTGAAAAGAAGGGATTTTACCGTCAATGCCATTGCCTACGATCCCATAAAACAGGAACTTATAGATGTTGCAAAAGGCCGGGACGACATAAAAAAGAAGCTTATCCGCGCGGTGGGAGACCCCTCTGTGCGCTTTGCCGAGGATGGTCTTAGAGCTCTCAGGGCATGCAGGTTTGCCGCCAAACTGGGTTTTGAGATAGAAAAAAAGACCCTTAAGTCTATAACAAGGGCCCTGTCCGTGTTCAAAAAGGTCTCTCCGGAGCGTGTTAGGGAAGAGCTGGTAAAGATGCTGGCCTGCCCAAAACCTTCTATCGGGATAGAGTACATGAGAAAGACAGGCCTTTTGAAAGAGGTCTTACCGGAACTTGAAGAGGGCATAGGGGTAGAGCAGCCAAAGCCTTATCATATTGAGGATGTTTATAAGCATAATCTGTCCGCCTGCGACCAAGCTCCTGCTGAGTTTCCTCTTGTCAGGCTGGCTGCGCTTTTTCACGATATAGCCAAGCCTGCCTGCAAAAAGGGCGATACTTTTTATGACCACGACCAGGCAGGCGAAAAAACAGTTGAGACCGTAATGCAGAGGCTCAGATTCAGCAACGAAGAAACGGCCAGGGTTAAGAACCTGGTCAAGAACCATATGTTCAACTACACGCAGGAGTGGAGCGATTCTGCCGTCCGCAGGTTCATCAGCAGGGTAGGCGCAGACAATCTTGAAGACCTTTTTGTTTTAAGGAAGGCCGATCTTACCGCGATGAAGAGAGAAAAATCCGGAGGACATGTGGAGGAACTTAAGCAAAGGATAAAGAAGATCCTTGAAAAAAACGATGCCCTGACGGTTTCGCAGCTCAAGGTCAGCGGCAACGATGTTATGAAAGCTCTTGGAATAGGACCCGGGCCCAGGGTCGGGGAGGCCCTCGGCGGCCTGCTCGAAAAAGTGCTGGACGACCCGTCTCTGAACACAAGGGAAAAGCTGATAGAACTTCTGGGCGGGCCCGCAGAATAA
- a CDS encoding class I SAM-dependent methyltransferase, which translates to MENEYLKKQNEFFTPLLKKHGYSVSALHWGSEASQNQRFIELLKIFSMVDTAGAVSLLDMGCGLGHLYKFLKVNGLLENWKIDYTGVDINEAFLKEAGKQLPEAKFRIKDASIYEEKFDIVLCSGIFNLRFSRDFDIRRYYTQELSRLFNASRRGVAVNFQSREGISLIPRRELGKELERFYFHDDNEVMQDLSEITSDIRISRGYLPNDFTVYLLH; encoded by the coding sequence ATGGAAAATGAATACTTAAAAAAGCAGAACGAATTCTTTACGCCTCTTTTAAAAAAGCACGGCTACAGCGTCAGCGCACTTCACTGGGGATCAGAAGCTTCGCAAAACCAGCGCTTTATCGAACTCCTCAAGATATTTTCGATGGTGGATACTGCAGGGGCCGTCAGCCTGCTCGACATGGGCTGCGGCCTGGGGCATTTATACAAATTCCTCAAAGTAAACGGGCTTCTGGAAAATTGGAAGATAGATTATACCGGTGTGGACATAAACGAGGCTTTCCTAAAAGAAGCCGGCAAACAGCTTCCGGAGGCAAAGTTCAGGATCAAGGATGCATCAATATATGAAGAAAAGTTTGATATCGTCCTGTGTTCGGGAATATTCAATCTCAGGTTCTCTCGGGATTTCGACATCCGCCGCTATTACACGCAGGAACTGTCCCGGCTGTTCAATGCTTCAAGGCGCGGGGTCGCGGTCAATTTTCAGAGCAGGGAAGGGATATCGCTTATACCAAGAAGAGAGCTGGGAAAGGAACTTGAGCGCTTTTATTTTCACGATGATAACGAGGTCATGCAGGACCTTAGTGAAATCACTTCCGACATACGCATAAGCAGAGGTTATCTGCCCAACGATTTTACGGTCTATTTGTTGCATTAA
- the smpB gene encoding SsrA-binding protein SmpB yields the protein MPKYHKTVAENRKAYYDLHILEKYEAGIVLKGGEVKSVRAGRVSLKESFVRPEKEELWVFGMHITPYKFSGADEADPLRQRKLLLSKPEIKKLSARYFEKRLAIVPLKMYFSGNFAKVELGVGKGKKLFDKKEVIRKKDLDREMGRELVDRRG from the coding sequence ATGCCAAAGTATCATAAAACAGTTGCGGAAAACCGCAAGGCCTATTATGATCTTCATATCCTGGAAAAGTACGAGGCCGGGATAGTGTTAAAGGGCGGCGAGGTAAAATCCGTCAGAGCCGGGAGGGTCAGCTTAAAAGAGAGCTTTGTAAGGCCAGAAAAAGAGGAGCTCTGGGTCTTTGGAATGCACATAACCCCGTACAAATTTTCCGGGGCTGATGAGGCGGACCCTCTGCGGCAGAGAAAGCTCCTCCTTTCTAAGCCGGAAATAAAGAAACTGTCCGCCAGGTATTTTGAAAAGCGCCTGGCGATAGTGCCTTTAAAAATGTACTTTTCGGGCAATTTTGCAAAAGTGGAGCTCGGGGTGGGAAAAGGCAAAAAACTGTTCGATAAGAAAGAGGTCATAAGGAAGAAGGACCTTGACAGGGAAATGGGGAGGGAACTCGTTGACAGGCGTGGCTAA
- a CDS encoding lysophospholipid acyltransferase family protein — protein sequence MAILVKTLWAYFMALMGVFYWTLSAIVQDRFGADKNTIYWKNSVVWAGFFLRLCGIRVQIDGLQNLEFDGPKVYVANHQSNFDIPCLMASIKKPFSFIVKKELFKVPIMGWYMGKRGDIAVDRKDPRAAMRTLITASKRVSRGDIFMVFPEGTRSREGKVGEFKKGSLFLALQNKAKIVPIGITGSFDIQKKGSYMIRPSTVRINIGAPIEASQDLENESIRKAIISLMAL from the coding sequence ATGGCAATACTTGTAAAAACCTTATGGGCTTATTTTATGGCCCTGATGGGTGTGTTCTACTGGACACTTTCGGCGATAGTACAGGACCGCTTTGGAGCGGATAAGAACACCATCTACTGGAAAAATTCGGTGGTCTGGGCGGGATTTTTTCTGCGCCTGTGCGGGATAAGAGTTCAAATAGATGGCCTGCAAAACCTCGAATTTGACGGCCCAAAAGTATATGTTGCCAACCACCAGAGCAATTTTGACATTCCCTGCCTTATGGCTTCCATTAAAAAGCCGTTCAGTTTTATAGTAAAAAAAGAACTATTCAAAGTGCCCATCATGGGCTGGTACATGGGCAAAAGGGGTGATATCGCGGTTGACAGAAAGGACCCCAGAGCAGCGATGAGGACCCTGATAACGGCTTCAAAAAGAGTTTCCAGAGGTGATATCTTCATGGTCTTTCCCGAAGGCACCAGGAGCCGGGAAGGAAAAGTGGGGGAGTTCAAAAAGGGAAGCCTGTTCCTTGCCCTGCAGAACAAGGCAAAAATAGTTCCGATAGGGATCACGGGAAGTTTTGATATTCAAAAAAAAGGAAGCTATATGATCAGGCCAAGTACCGTGCGCATCAATATCGGCGCTCCAATAGAAGCCTCGCAGGACCTTGAGAACGAGTCCATAAGGAAGGCCATCATTTCCTTGATGGCCCTTTGA
- a CDS encoding GspE/PulE family protein, giving the protein MEQLIKTPGSSGAAALIDDVLEKAVKKKASDIHFEPQDAMLKIRYRIDGILCEALTVHRSMVPSLIARIKVIVDLDIGQTRLPQDGRSRLNIDGKDVDIRVSILPTVIGEKAVVRLLDPRTTALSLEELGMGKDCLARFLRLIKRPNGLILVTGPTGCGKTTTLYAALDKLNSCEKNITTIEDPVEYRLCGITQVLVNEKTGLTFSKGLRSILRQDPDIIMVGEIRDEETARIAVTASLTGHLVLATLHTKTACAAAQRLIDMGIEPYLTASSITAVLSQRLVRRKCPPCPGCSYSGYKGRTSIFELLEVDEKARQVICKGARPEELADICGIFTMMEDGLKKAGEGLTTREEVLRVIECD; this is encoded by the coding sequence ATGGAACAACTCATAAAAACACCGGGATCCAGCGGCGCCGCGGCGCTGATAGATGATGTCCTTGAAAAAGCCGTAAAAAAGAAAGCTTCCGATATCCATTTTGAGCCGCAGGACGCCATGCTCAAGATAAGGTACAGGATAGACGGGATTCTTTGCGAGGCTCTTACCGTGCACCGCTCCATGGTGCCTTCACTTATAGCCAGGATAAAGGTCATTGTAGATCTTGACATCGGACAGACGCGCCTGCCGCAGGACGGAAGATCGCGCCTTAATATAGACGGCAAGGATGTTGATATACGGGTTTCCATACTTCCCACGGTCATTGGAGAAAAAGCTGTGGTGCGCCTGCTTGATCCCCGCACCACAGCGCTTTCGCTGGAAGAGCTGGGAATGGGCAAAGACTGTCTGGCCAGATTTCTGCGCCTCATAAAAAGACCCAACGGACTTATTCTTGTGACGGGCCCGACCGGCTGCGGCAAGACCACCACTCTTTATGCGGCTCTGGACAAGCTCAATTCCTGCGAAAAGAACATTACCACAATAGAAGACCCCGTGGAATACCGGCTTTGCGGCATTACCCAGGTCCTTGTCAACGAGAAGACCGGCCTCACTTTTTCTAAAGGACTTCGCTCAATACTGCGGCAGGACCCGGATATCATAATGGTCGGCGAGATCAGGGACGAGGAAACCGCAAGGATAGCCGTGACCGCCTCGCTGACGGGGCATCTTGTTCTTGCCACCCTGCACACAAAAACTGCCTGCGCCGCGGCCCAGCGTCTTATCGATATGGGGATAGAGCCCTATCTGACCGCTTCTTCAATAACCGCGGTCTTATCGCAGCGCCTTGTCAGGAGAAAGTGCCCTCCGTGCCCCGGGTGTTCCTATTCCGGCTACAAGGGCAGGACCTCCATCTTTGAACTCCTGGAAGTGGACGAAAAGGCAAGGCAGGTGATCTGCAAAGGAGCCCGTCCCGAGGAACTGGCCGATATATGCGGGATCTTTACTATGATGGAGGATGGGCTCAAGAAAGCCGGAGAGGGTCTCACGACCAGGGAAGAAGTGCTGCGAGTTATTGAATGCGATTGA
- a CDS encoding shikimate dehydrogenase: MPRKFVYLIGNPVEHSISPQMHNAAYKKLGLDFEYLARQVKEEDLKKAVESLRLPDVAGANVTVPYKEKVVQFLDGIDEEARLIGAVNTVVNKSGRLLGYNTDMTGFLDSLKHDAGVSPDGKMALVLGAGGGARAVCAGLCKSACGAVFTHDVETQKAQKLAKELSGTSMTSISAVKSPTELEELFGKVDIIINCTPVGMFPQEEACPVPEGAVFSPRQTVYDLVYNPSQTLLVKKARAKGAAAATGLGMLVRQGAASFKLFTGLEAPVEVMMKAAQKALLL; the protein is encoded by the coding sequence ATGCCAAGAAAATTCGTCTATCTCATTGGGAATCCGGTTGAGCACAGCATCTCGCCTCAGATGCATAATGCCGCCTATAAAAAGCTGGGGCTGGATTTTGAATACCTCGCAAGGCAGGTAAAGGAAGAGGACCTGAAAAAGGCGGTGGAAAGCCTGAGACTTCCCGATGTCGCAGGGGCCAATGTAACGGTCCCTTACAAAGAAAAGGTTGTGCAGTTCCTGGACGGGATAGACGAAGAGGCACGGCTGATCGGGGCGGTCAACACTGTTGTCAACAAAAGCGGCAGACTGCTGGGCTACAACACGGACATGACCGGCTTTCTGGATTCTCTTAAACATGATGCCGGCGTAAGCCCGGACGGAAAGATGGCTCTTGTGCTGGGGGCGGGCGGCGGTGCAAGAGCGGTCTGCGCGGGGCTTTGCAAAAGCGCCTGCGGAGCGGTCTTTACCCATGATGTCGAGACGCAGAAGGCGCAGAAACTGGCAAAGGAGCTCAGCGGGACATCCATGACCTCTATCAGTGCTGTAAAATCTCCAACAGAACTGGAAGAACTGTTTGGCAAAGTTGACATCATAATAAACTGCACTCCCGTGGGCATGTTCCCTCAGGAAGAAGCCTGCCCGGTACCGGAAGGCGCGGTATTTTCCCCCCGTCAGACGGTCTATGACCTGGTCTATAACCCGTCCCAGACGCTCCTGGTAAAAAAGGCCAGGGCTAAAGGAGCTGCTGCGGCAACGGGACTTGGCATGCTGGTGCGTCAAGGAGCTGCTTCCTTCAAACTGTTCACGGGTTTAGAGGCTCCGGTTGAGGTCATGATGAAAGCCGCGCAGAAAGCTCTCCTATTGTAG
- the pyrE gene encoding orotate phosphoribosyltransferase, producing the protein MTSEKEQLKALLKQRAVKTGQFKLSSGGTSDFYVDCKQATCHPQGSYLIARLILGKIAGLDVRYIGGMTIGSDPIAAAVSLLSRDLKKPIPAFIVRKQQKEHGMKKEIEGIIEPNSNVVIVDDVITKGTATLGAIAAVEKIGCKVIKVICVVDRQEGGDEALEEYDYDPIFKKEELI; encoded by the coding sequence ATGACTTCCGAAAAAGAACAATTAAAAGCTCTCCTCAAGCAAAGAGCCGTCAAAACCGGGCAGTTCAAGCTTTCTTCGGGCGGAACAAGCGATTTTTATGTTGACTGCAAACAGGCCACTTGCCATCCGCAGGGCTCTTATTTAATAGCCAGGCTTATACTCGGAAAGATAGCGGGGCTTGATGTGAGATATATTGGAGGAATGACTATAGGCAGCGATCCGATAGCGGCAGCCGTTTCCCTGTTAAGCAGAGATCTAAAAAAACCCATACCTGCATTCATCGTTCGCAAACAGCAAAAAGAGCACGGGATGAAGAAAGAGATCGAGGGGATCATCGAACCCAATTCGAATGTTGTGATAGTTGATGATGTCATAACAAAGGGGACCGCAACCCTGGGGGCTATCGCGGCGGTAGAAAAGATAGGCTGCAAGGTCATAAAAGTGATCTGCGTGGTGGATAGACAGGAAGGCGGCGACGAAGCCCTTGAGGAGTACGATTATGACCCTATCTTCAAAAAAGAGGAGCTTATCTAG
- the hisB gene encoding imidazoleglycerol-phosphate dehydratase HisB: MAKRLIKLERKTKETHVKVTLNIDGTGKSNIIYPIPFFGHMFTLFAKHGLFDLSLTAKGDLEVDLHHLVEDTGICLGDAFHKALGKKLKIERYGHAIIPMDEALAEVRSAVDLSGRPHLTFNVKFAKEPVFVMIGKETVQLFLDAEMLREFFEAFAVKAGISLHIDLIRGKNTHHKIEAIFKGFAVALSRACQINPRKKGVPSTKGIL, translated from the coding sequence GTGGCAAAACGCCTAATCAAACTTGAGAGAAAGACAAAAGAAACGCATGTAAAAGTGACTTTGAACATTGACGGCACGGGCAAAAGCAACATAATCTATCCGATACCTTTTTTCGGGCACATGTTCACCCTTTTTGCAAAGCACGGGCTTTTTGACCTTTCGCTGACCGCAAAGGGGGACCTTGAGGTGGACCTTCACCATCTGGTCGAGGATACCGGCATCTGCCTGGGAGATGCCTTTCACAAAGCGCTTGGAAAAAAGTTAAAGATCGAGCGGTACGGACACGCGATAATACCGATGGACGAGGCGCTCGCCGAGGTAAGGTCCGCAGTAGACCTTTCGGGCAGACCGCATCTGACCTTTAATGTAAAGTTCGCAAAGGAACCCGTTTTTGTCATGATAGGCAAAGAAACCGTCCAGCTTTTTCTTGACGCAGAAATGCTTAGAGAGTTTTTTGAGGCCTTTGCCGTTAAGGCAGGGATCTCTCTACACATAGACCTGATCAGAGGAAAAAACACTCACCACAAGATAGAGGCGATCTTTAAAGGCTTTGCGGTCGCTTTATCAAGAGCCTGCCAGATCAACCCGCGAAAAAAGGGCGTGCCGTCGACAAAGGGGATATTGTAG
- the purE gene encoding 5-(carboxyamino)imidazole ribonucleotide mutase has translation MKNPKIAVVVGSKSDLPKLESGISVLERFRISFEIIVASAHRNPRKVMGLAKNAEKNYDLLIAGAGMAAHLPGVIASYTTLPVIGLPISSQSLGGFDSLYSIVQMPPGIPVATVAVDGAKNAAILAAQILALKYTYLKKELQKMKKELKVRGRI, from the coding sequence ATGAAAAACCCTAAGATCGCGGTCGTAGTGGGCAGCAAATCGGACCTTCCAAAACTCGAAAGCGGAATATCGGTCCTTGAAAGGTTCAGGATCTCTTTCGAGATCATCGTGGCTTCGGCCCACAGAAATCCCAGAAAAGTAATGGGGCTTGCAAAGAATGCCGAAAAGAACTATGACCTGCTCATCGCCGGAGCAGGGATGGCAGCGCACCTTCCCGGAGTGATCGCTTCCTACACGACACTTCCTGTCATCGGACTGCCTATTTCTTCACAGTCGCTCGGGGGCTTTGACTCTCTATACTCTATCGTCCAGATGCCGCCGGGCATTCCGGTAGCAACTGTTGCGGTTGACGGAGCCAAAAACGCCGCGATACTGGCCGCGCAGATACTGGCGCTCAAATACACATATCTAAAAAAGGAACTGCAAAAGATGAAGAAAGAACTAAAGGTTAGAGGGAGAATCTAG
- a CDS encoding CvpA family protein, translating to MNYIDITILIILAFSTLRGLMRGLIRAVFDIMAFVFSIWLGALWYRELSLYLTNYMKLPGNIIYTIAFVLIFIGVYLVTAFAGGFLHKLVGRGILGPLNLLGGALIGAAKGIIMVWIVLQLTVLFPLPKEALSQMDTSKGIKALKPALEYTSGIIFKMAPKDMYNFNKFIPALSDSPSPADSGSKKK from the coding sequence ATGAACTACATCGATATCACCATCCTTATCATCCTTGCCTTTTCTACCCTGCGCGGACTGATGAGGGGGCTCATCAGGGCTGTCTTTGACATCATGGCCTTTGTTTTCTCCATCTGGCTGGGAGCCCTGTGGTACAGAGAGCTGTCCTTATATCTGACCAATTACATGAAATTGCCGGGAAATATCATATATACAATAGCTTTTGTGCTTATCTTTATCGGCGTCTATCTGGTCACAGCCTTTGCCGGCGGCTTCCTTCACAAACTTGTAGGAAGAGGCATACTGGGACCTCTTAATCTTCTCGGAGGGGCGCTCATCGGAGCGGCAAAAGGCATCATCATGGTCTGGATAGTCCTGCAGTTAACGGTCTTGTTCCCTCTGCCCAAAGAAGCCCTGTCCCAGATGGACACTTCAAAAGGCATCAAAGCGCTCAAGCCGGCGCTGGAATACACCTCAGGGATCATCTTTAAGATGGCGCCAAAAGATATGTACAACTTTAATAAGTTTATACCTGCATTATCTGACAGCCCCTCGCCTGCAGATAGCGGAAGCAAAAAGAAATGA
- a CDS encoding cofactor-independent phosphoglycerate mutase, which yields MKHIILVGDGMPDTPVKELGNKTPLEFAKTPNMDLAAASGLCGTADFVPPSLKPGSDVANLSLFGYDPLKYYTGRGPFEAASMGIDIGDDDVAFRCNLVTIKDGVMDDYSAGHITTEEARSLIETLDLKLGTPEVHFYPGISYRHLCVIKGVARKAKCTAPHDISGKKINPHLPSGEGATLLNELMKKAVDVLRDCPVNKKRAKNGKKPATDIWLWGQGQRPSMPTYKEKFGLTGSVITAVDLIKGIGVYAGLDVINVPGATGYLDTNYKGKAEYALKSLKVKDFVFVHVEAPDEAGHNGDIKGKVKAIEDFDRLVVGTVLKGLSAFKEWQVLITADHATPLKIRTHARGAVPFVVCGTSIKKGSVKSFCEKEAVKGPLKIAKGYTLASKFIKGGL from the coding sequence ATGAAACACATCATCCTCGTGGGAGACGGGATGCCCGATACTCCGGTAAAAGAACTGGGCAACAAAACACCTCTTGAATTTGCAAAAACGCCTAACATGGACCTTGCTGCCGCCTCCGGGCTGTGCGGCACTGCGGATTTTGTCCCGCCCTCGCTAAAGCCGGGTTCTGATGTGGCCAACCTGTCGCTCTTTGGATATGATCCGCTCAAATATTACACGGGCAGAGGACCCTTTGAAGCCGCCAGCATGGGGATCGATATAGGCGATGATGATGTTGCATTCAGATGCAATCTGGTGACCATTAAAGACGGCGTCATGGACGATTACAGCGCGGGCCATATAACAACTGAGGAGGCCAGGTCCCTGATAGAAACCCTCGACCTGAAACTTGGAACCCCTGAAGTCCATTTCTATCCCGGGATCAGCTACAGACATTTGTGCGTTATCAAAGGCGTGGCGCGCAAAGCAAAATGCACAGCGCCTCATGATATTTCCGGAAAAAAAATAAACCCGCACCTTCCGTCAGGCGAAGGCGCTACACTTCTTAACGAACTCATGAAAAAAGCCGTGGATGTGCTAAGGGATTGCCCCGTGAACAAAAAGAGGGCCAAGAACGGCAAGAAACCTGCGACGGATATCTGGCTGTGGGGCCAGGGACAGAGGCCGTCGATGCCGACCTATAAAGAAAAGTTCGGCTTAACCGGCTCGGTTATAACCGCTGTCGATCTGATAAAAGGCATCGGGGTCTACGCGGGCCTTGATGTGATAAATGTTCCGGGAGCTACCGGGTATCTGGACACGAATTACAAAGGCAAAGCCGAGTACGCGCTCAAATCCCTTAAGGTCAAGGATTTTGTCTTTGTTCATGTGGAGGCCCCGGACGAAGCCGGGCACAACGGGGACATAAAAGGCAAGGTAAAGGCGATAGAAGACTTTGACAGGCTTGTGGTTGGTACCGTCCTAAAAGGACTTTCCGCCTTTAAGGAGTGGCAGGTGCTCATAACAGCAGACCACGCAACGCCGCTAAAAATAAGGACCCATGCAAGGGGCGCTGTCCCCTTTGTTGTCTGCGGCACCTCAATAAAAAAAGGCTCGGTAAAAAGTTTTTGCGAAAAAGAAGCCGTCAAAGGGCCTTTAAAAATAGCAAAAGGTTATACTCTGGCGTCAAAGTTCATCAAGGGGGGGCTATAA
- a CDS encoding prephenate dehydrogenase/arogenate dehydrogenase family protein produces the protein MKKVAIIGMGLIGGSIGMAIKNKDLAQEVIGVSRSIEHLKEAKKKCALDSYSIDPIEASKDADLVFVTTPINLIAAIVKTIAPSLKEGAIVTDVGSSKAAIVAEIESSVSGKSFFIGGHPMAGTEHSGITAATKFLFEGANYILTPTEKTPKKAIESLKDFLSKLDVNVMTMSPERHDLVVAGISHMPVAVAVSLVNTVAGMEKERDEMLAAASSGFRDTTRIAAGNVEMALDMFSTNKGAVLAMIEKFKASLERMENLIREGKGKELELELKRAKELRAGMYAVNS, from the coding sequence ATGAAAAAGGTGGCAATAATAGGAATGGGGCTGATCGGCGGCTCTATTGGAATGGCGATAAAGAACAAAGACCTGGCACAGGAAGTGATCGGGGTTTCAAGGAGCATAGAACATCTTAAAGAAGCAAAAAAGAAATGCGCGCTTGACAGCTACAGCATAGATCCCATAGAAGCCTCAAAGGACGCAGACCTTGTTTTTGTAACGACCCCTATCAACTTGATAGCCGCAATAGTAAAAACGATCGCGCCCTCGCTCAAGGAGGGCGCCATTGTAACGGATGTCGGCTCTTCAAAGGCCGCGATAGTGGCTGAGATAGAGTCGTCTGTTTCCGGCAAGTCCTTTTTTATCGGCGGACACCCGATGGCCGGCACCGAGCACAGCGGAATAACAGCAGCAACAAAGTTCCTATTTGAAGGGGCAAATTACATTCTGACCCCTACAGAAAAGACCCCTAAAAAGGCCATCGAATCCCTTAAAGATTTTCTTTCAAAACTTGATGTCAATGTCATGACAATGTCCCCTGAAAGGCACGATCTTGTGGTGGCCGGGATATCCCACATGCCCGTCGCGGTCGCTGTATCTTTAGTCAACACCGTAGCCGGCATGGAAAAGGAAAGGGACGAAATGCTGGCGGCCGCTTCTTCAGGATTTCGCGACACCACCCGGATAGCCGCGGGCAATGTGGAAATGGCCCTTGATATGTTCTCAACCAACAAGGGCGCGGTCCTTGCCATGATAGAAAAATTCAAGGCATCACTGGAAAGGATGGAGAACCTGATAAGGGAAGGAAAGGGCAAAGAACTGGAACTTGAGCTAAAAAGGGCCAAAGAACTGAGGGCGGGAATGTATGCAGTTAACAGTTAA